A window of the Acidimicrobiales bacterium genome harbors these coding sequences:
- the rplI gene encoding 50S ribosomal protein L9 produces the protein MRVVLRTDVGGVGKKGDILEVADGFARNFLLPKGRAIVATPGVQAQADAMRRSRDVRDARDREGAEAVARKLVPLVIRIAAKAGREGRLFGSVTAADVAEAVTAQANVELDRRKLHIEEPIRTVGSHEVPVKLHADVEFRLNVEVVAS, from the coding sequence ATGCGGGTCGTCCTGCGGACCGACGTGGGCGGCGTCGGCAAGAAGGGGGACATCCTCGAGGTGGCCGACGGGTTCGCCCGGAACTTCCTCCTGCCCAAGGGCCGCGCCATCGTCGCCACCCCGGGCGTGCAGGCCCAGGCCGACGCCATGCGCCGCTCGCGCGACGTCAGGGACGCCCGGGACCGGGAGGGGGCCGAGGCGGTGGCCCGCAAGCTGGTGCCGCTGGTGATCCGCATCGCCGCCAAGGCGGGACGCGAGGGCCGCCTGTTCGGCTCGGTCACGGCGGCCGACGTCGCCGAGGCCGTCACCGCCCAGGCCAACGTCGAGCTCGACCGGCGCAAGCTCCACATCGAGGAGCCCATCCGCACGGTCGGGTCCCACGAGGTACCGGTGAAGCTCCACGCCGACGTCGAGTTCCGGCTCAACGTGGAGGTCGTGGCCAGCTAG